Part of the Plasmodium falciparum 3D7 genome assembly, chromosome: 10 genome, GCCTTCATGTTCTTATCAAATACAGCCCAAATAAggtcatttttattaaaataatacttttgaaaaaattatatttattcattgaACAAAAAATGGTTTTGTTGTTAAGTTAGgaagattatatatttttgtaaaatataaactgttattttttatttcatcatcttatacatatatatatatatatattgttcccaattttgtttaaaattatatatatattctgaatatatatattcaatataaaatattagtaACACagacacacaaaaaaaaaaaaaaagaaaggaaatgaaaaaataaccATTTTACAAGAAATTCTCTCTTAAAATTTTAACGGTGTCGTTTGGATTTTTAACTTTATATCCTTTTACTCTTTTGTCACAGAAAAGTTCGTAATCATTTCCCCCCTTCaataaagtaaaaatatattttataatgacAAGAAacgaaaaaacaaaataaattattacatatgaaatatagacacaaaatatatacctaagtaaatgaataaataaatatatacatatattttattttattttatttgatataCCTTATCTGTGCGATCACCAAAAAAGTAAATTTCGtcaaatttattttctaaatgTTTTAAACAAAAGGTTTTATCCCATCcctaaatttttaaatttacaaatttattttttactcaTATACAGAaagataaaagaatatacatattatatatatgtatatatgtatatatattttatttttttttctttttaattatttttttggtatTACTTTTGGAAAACAATCTATGGATATTTGTCCCCCCATGGAAAAATTTAAATCAAAATCTTCAAACCTTTCGAAATTAAAAtagaaaagatataaattatatatatatatagatatatttatttattgatcATTTATCATGTCTAAAATACTacgaattttttattatttattttattatatatatatatatatatatatatatatatatatatatatagttatatttTCTGTTTACTCTTTGGATAAATTATCACGAAATTTTTCAatagtattattttttaaattataacgAAAGAATTCATCTCTTTCTTCTTGACTACAATTTCTACCGATGGGgcttatattaattattccGTTCCTTAACTCTATAAAGGTTCCTCTAAAAAGGTACAAATATATgcaagtatatatatatgtatatttatttatttattgtttatttattgttttattttttttatttgtgcaTTTTAATGGAAACCTTTTCTTTGGTATATCCAAGTTggcaatatattttaaactataatttatcaatttttttaatcGGTCTTCTCCCAAAAAGTTGACTAtactctatatatatatataaataaaagaaagaataattaaaattaaaattaaaatatgctactatatacttattatataaaatatatatataatatatatttatatatatatatatatatatttattaatttcacagaaacattaaaaaatgaagaaataaaaatgggaaaaatttttcatattaccTCTGCAAAATActcttcatcatttttatgtgCAACAACTCCGTTTtcagaaaatatataatcgaATATTTCTGggtctttaaaaaaaaaaaataaaacaataaataaataaatatatatatatgtgtacgtatttatatatattttcttttttttttttttttttttttttccttgttacatttaatttgttcccttatttttttataatcggAACCACCAACTATTCCTAATACAAACCCTTTCTTTGATTTAAGTTCTAACAAAGTATCAACAACATTTTGTTCAATTGTCTGGtatggagaaaaaaaaataaataaatatatatatatatatatatatatgtataatttgtTTAAATGTGAACATTATACGAGTGAAAATATTCACATATaagtgtatttatatatatatatatatatatatatatatatatttatactattaaaaatatattctattattatataatataatgctACAAGTTCGAAAACATttactattataatattcacatatgtacatatatatatacatatatatatatatatatagtatatattatttttgtactTTTCTTGAAATTGTAAGGGTCCCATCTACATCAAACAGAAATATTGCCTTTTTCTTATTCATACTTTTattatcacaaaaaaaaaaaaaaaaaaaaaagtaccatataaaataacgcatcatttttttttttttttttttttaatgtattatttttttttaatatatttatattcataagggtttttattttattattataataattttttttttttttttttttttttaaatatattatacaaagaagaaattatttgtatataccGTGATGGATGAAAAGCctacatatttaaataatatctttattcttttatttttttattctttatatatttttatgttaattataatttttttttttttttatttatatattttacattttacattttatattttaatttttcctatttctttttttatatatattataaactgAAAGGTATTAGTAGTGCCCTAGGTTAtggaatatatgtataaaataatgttttattataatttttataaatatgcacatgaaaattttttttttttttttaaataaaaaaaaaaaaaaaaaaaaaaagaaaataagaaaGAAGGAACCAATccacattatataatataacctttattttttttcaaaaaagataatatattttttaaaacaggacaatatacacataatattatttatgatgAACTGTTTGGATTacatcttattttttatttttaatatttttctttcattactttataaaataaaatcaaccttaattaaaatacatacatatatgtatatatatatatatatatatatatatatatatatatataaacatatatgtatatttgatAAGTTTCCCAACCATTCAATTTATActtcttaaatatattttcatttttccatatgctatattttctataaaataaaaatcgaTAAAACTTtaaggataataatataaggtaaattttatataaacgaattaaaattttttgcatttaccaaaaaaaaattaaaatagggaaaaatgatataatataaaacttttacgtaaattataaaaatataaatttctttttttatttttttccataaatATAGCATGTTCAAacttggaaaaaaaaattttaaaagtgggtcatataattatatacttaatattatatatatatatatatatatatatatataaatatatattttttatataataaaattcattttcatatattgtacaaaattttataaggtttaaaatatgtataaataattttctttatttctttctttccttctttttttttttctttatttgttttttataaaattattgacgatcttgataaaaaaaaaaaaaaaaaaaaaatagttcTGAGGAAGCTAATTACACACatgcatatttttttttcaacattttggttaaatttttttttttttttacaagatggttaaatttttataagggcatatataaatatataaatatatatatatatatatatatatatatatatatgtgtaaaaaaaaaaaaacaaataaaaacatcataaagttaaaatatataatatatattatttatatatatgtatataaacaGTCCtccatatattatcataccttttttaaataacaaTTAATatctacataaaaataaaaaaaaaaaaaaaacccaaAAAATTTGACGTagtacttaaaaaaaaaaaaaaattaatcattatatatttgtccTCAGTGCACATAAATTTGTTAATAACATCCtttaaaaaagtaaaaatatatattatgtagatataatatatacatataatatatatatatatatatatatatattttaacccTTATCcaaatttacaaaaaataaaataattttttatcactactatttatttttacattactttaatttttatactactgtttatttttacagtactatttatttttacactTATTTCAATttctacatattttatttaaaaaaaatttcagaATTAAAATGGCATCTGATATGGAAGAAAAATTTAGAGAAGCTTTTATTCTCTTCAGCTCATGCAGTGACCATATTGAgatgtataaattttttgaattaatGAATTCATTTGGAATTATCTTAACAAATGATGAAAAGGCAGCCTTACCAAACgtaagaagaaaataaataaatgaataaataaatgaataaataaatatatgaataaataaatgaataaataaatgtgaattgttttatataaggATTCATGCATATCTTTTCTACATTACACAAAAACCATGCTTATAAAttacacatatttataatttccgcaatttctttttcatagGATATTAACATGGATTACTGGTTAAACTTTGCTAAGAAACACTACAACTATGAACAACCatttaaaca contains:
- a CDS encoding phosphomannomutase, putative; translation: MNKKKAIFLFDVDGTLTISRKTIEQNVVDTLLELKSKKGFVLGIVGGSDYKKIREQIKYPEIFDYIFSENGVVAHKNDEEYFAESIVNFLGEDRLKKLINYSLKYIANLDIPKKRGTFIELRNGIINISPIGRNCSQEERDEFFRYNLKNNTIEKFRDNLSKEFEDFDLNFSMGGQISIDCFPKGWDKTFCLKHLENKFDEIYFFGDRTDKGGNDYELFCDKRVKGYKVKNPNDTVKILRENFL
- a CDS encoding myosin essential light chain ELC; the encoded protein is MASDMEEKFREAFILFSSCSDHIEMYKFFELMNSFGIILTNDEKAALPNDINMDYWLNFAKKHYNYEQPFKHINNVNEQNTNVQIKIDNFLGIMKALDTRLTESDLNILLQITNPENKSTLNLKTVSQKLTESI